From the genome of Syntrophaceae bacterium, one region includes:
- a CDS encoding DUF1295 domain-containing protein, which produces MEIAETIRFAALLVFIYMTALFFVALKRHDNSIADVAWGMGFVLVSWTTLLLFGEFTNRQVIANVFVLIWGVRLSSRIYFRNHGKGEDVRYRRWREEWGRSFIVRSYFQVFILQGFLMLLNLSSVLFINAGDAATLTLMDGFGVLVWVVGFCFEAVADWQLDRFMKDPCNRGIIMDRGLWRYSRHPNYFGEVVMWWGIYMIALSAPWGWISFFGPVTITFLIIFVSGIPMTEKLMEKNPSFAEYRKRTSVFIPWFPKDS; this is translated from the coding sequence ATGGAAATCGCAGAAACCATCCGATTCGCGGCCTTGCTTGTATTCATCTACATGACCGCACTCTTTTTCGTGGCCTTAAAACGCCATGACAACAGCATCGCCGATGTGGCGTGGGGCATGGGTTTTGTCCTTGTGTCCTGGACAACGCTCCTGCTCTTCGGTGAGTTCACGAATCGGCAGGTGATCGCCAACGTATTTGTCCTGATTTGGGGAGTGAGGCTCTCCAGCCGCATTTATTTCCGAAACCACGGGAAGGGGGAAGACGTTCGATACCGACGATGGAGGGAAGAATGGGGCCGTTCCTTTATCGTGCGGAGCTATTTCCAGGTATTCATTCTGCAGGGATTCCTGATGCTTCTGAACCTTTCCTCCGTGCTCTTCATCAATGCGGGTGATGCGGCTACCCTGACACTCATGGATGGATTCGGCGTGCTTGTCTGGGTGGTGGGTTTCTGTTTCGAAGCTGTCGCGGATTGGCAATTGGACCGATTCATGAAGGATCCCTGCAATAGGGGGATCATTATGGACCGCGGCCTGTGGCGTTATTCGAGGCACCCCAACTATTTCGGTGAGGTCGTTATGTGGTGGGGCATTTACATGATTGCACTGTCGGCGCCTTGGGGATGGATATCCTTCTTTGGTCCTGTAACGATCACTTTCCTGATCATCTTTGTCTCGGGCATACCAATGACAGAAAAACTGATGGAGAAAAATCCTTCATTTGCAGAATATCGAAAAAGGACCAGCGTATTCATTCCCTGGTTTCCTAAAGATTCTTGA
- a CDS encoding 1-acyl-sn-glycerol-3-phosphate acyltransferase — protein MMNGRVLRILYQPYKWLVYLPLFVISTVSFILLGMPIIALFGPDAGNRIAGRGWARFNGFITPMRVTLVGRENIQKGQSYVVVANHQSSYDIFVLWGYLGIDARWVIKKELRRIPLFGLAGKLGGNIYIDRSEGRSAHESLAGAGKILKNGVSVIMLPEGTRSRDGKLREFKKGAFAMSLALGIPVLPVSIVDTRHILPPGTLNLFPGRVTLVVHKPLSGDEYGEDRLDDFILHVRGVIQQGIDRHARFEA, from the coding sequence ATGATGAACGGAAGAGTCCTCCGCATCCTTTACCAGCCCTACAAGTGGCTTGTTTACCTGCCGCTTTTCGTCATTTCGACGGTCTCTTTCATCCTCCTGGGCATGCCGATCATCGCCCTGTTCGGTCCGGACGCTGGAAATCGTATCGCCGGCCGCGGATGGGCACGATTCAACGGTTTCATAACCCCCATGCGGGTCACCCTCGTCGGCAGGGAGAACATCCAAAAAGGTCAGTCCTATGTGGTCGTTGCGAATCACCAGAGCTCCTATGACATTTTTGTCCTCTGGGGTTATCTGGGAATCGATGCCCGCTGGGTCATCAAGAAGGAACTGCGCAGGATACCTCTGTTCGGCCTCGCCGGGAAGTTGGGCGGCAACATCTACATTGACCGGAGCGAAGGGAGGTCGGCCCACGAAAGCCTGGCGGGGGCAGGAAAAATCCTGAAGAATGGTGTTTCCGTGATCATGCTTCCCGAGGGCACGAGAAGCCGCGACGGAAAATTGCGGGAGTTCAAGAAAGGCGCCTTTGCCATGTCTTTGGCCCTCGGAATCCCGGTGCTTCCGGTTTCCATCGTCGACACGAGGCACATCCTGCCACCCGGAACGCTGAACCTTTTTCCCGGCCGTGTCACGCTGGTCGTCCACAAACCCTTGTCCGGCGATGAATACGGGGAAGACCGCCTTGACGATTTCATCCTGCACGTGAGGGGCGTCATCCAGCAGGGTATCGACCGTCATGCCCGGTTCGAAGCGTGA
- a CDS encoding DUF2177 family protein, with translation MKNLIYLYLLTVPVFFAIDMIWLGFVAKGFYRNNLGHLLRPDVNWVAAFLFYLLYIAGILIFATMPALEKSSLRQAIVSGGLFGLFTYATYDLTNLATLKDWPLNVVFVDIAWGIVLTATVAAASFFIGKWVMA, from the coding sequence ATGAAAAACCTGATATACCTCTATCTGCTGACAGTGCCGGTTTTTTTTGCAATTGACATGATTTGGCTGGGGTTCGTGGCCAAGGGCTTCTACCGCAACAATCTGGGCCACCTTCTTCGCCCGGATGTCAACTGGGTGGCAGCCTTTCTCTTTTACCTCCTGTACATCGCAGGCATCCTGATCTTTGCGACCATGCCGGCCCTTGAAAAAAGCTCCCTGAGACAGGCGATTGTGTCGGGAGGTCTTTTCGGTCTTTTCACCTATGCCACGTATGACCTTACCAACCTGGCGACATTGAAGGACTGGCCTCTCAACGTCGTATTCGTGGACATCGCCTGGGGCATCGTGCTCACCGCCACCGTCGCCGCGGCAAGCTTCTTCATCGGAAAGTGGGTTATGGCGTGA